From the Musa acuminata AAA Group cultivar baxijiao chromosome BXJ3-7, Cavendish_Baxijiao_AAA, whole genome shotgun sequence genome, one window contains:
- the LOC108951844 gene encoding glycerophosphodiester phosphodiesterase GDPDL6-like → MRLNVFLLILLLHGAAAVKPPAKWQTLSGEAPVVVARGGFSGIFPESSQYAYQIAESTSLKNVVLLCDLQLTKDGGGICQSDLRLDNSTTISSVFPKGQKTYSVNGQPLTGWFSVDFTSDQIYNNVSLIQNIFTRPSVFDGSLPISMVEDVTGLHPYQFWINVQYSIFFKEHKQDVATYITTASEQMVIDYISSPEIAFLKSLSGKLRSGKTKLIFRFLEVDDVEPSAKQTYKALLNDLSTIKSFASGILVPKSYIWPVNKDQYLEPHTSLVTDAHNLGLEVYASNFANDMPASYNYSFDPTAEYLQFIDNSNFSVDGVLTDFPSTASEAVACLAHNKNNTLPTEGRPLIITHNGASGVFAGCTDLAYQQAAEDGADILDCSVQMSKDGVVFCLDSADLMGHTTAIKTFMPRATVVPEIQKENGIFSFDLTWSEIQSLKPELTTPLSQSGLARNPAAKNQGKFMTLTDFLEFAKKSTVAGVLINIENAGYLASKKGLGIVEAVSTALTNASYDKLPKKQVLIQSDDTAVLSAFKKNSGYKRVLYVKETISDAPKPTVDEIKHSADAVNLPRSSIVADSGFFVSAFTGVVDKMHAANISVYVSVLRNEFLAIAFDYFSDPMVELATYVAGVQVDGVATEFPATLAAYLRSPCSNMNAKLPYSILPVEPGSLLSLVSPEALPPAEAPAPVLAVADIQDPPLPPVADLSDKASVTAAPQTSPPRSGQSAIAVNAALSLLIVMLSFVQLRFL, encoded by the exons ATGAGGCTAAATGTGTTTCTGCTGATCTTGCTTCTTCATGGGGCCGCAGCTGTGAAGCCTCCTGCAAAGTGGCAGACCTTGAGCG GTGAGGCTCCTGTGGTTGTAGCGCGAGGTGGCTTTTCTGGGATCTTCCCCGAGTCTAGCCAATATGCATACCAGATTGCAGAGTCTACAAGTTTGAAAAATGTGGTTCTGCTTTGTGATCTTCAATTAACAAAAGATGGAGGTGGTATCTGCCAGTCAGATTTGAGACTTGATAATTCGACAACTATTTCATCTGTCTTCCCTAAAGGGCAGAAAACTTATTCTGTAAACGGACAGCCTCTTACTGGATGGTTTTCAGTTGATTTCACTTCAGACCAAATATATAACAATGTCTCAT tgattcaaaatatttttactcGACCAAGTGTCTTTGATGGGAGTTTACCAATATCCATGGTGGAAGATGTCACTGGGCTTCACCCTTATCAGTTTTGGATAAATGTGCAG TACAGCATCTTTTTTAAAGAACACAAACAGGATGTAGCAACCTACATTACAACAGCATCAGAACAGATGGTTATTGACTATATCTCTTCTCCAGAAATAGCATTCCTGAAGAGTCTGAGTGGGAAGCTTAGAAGTGGCAAGACAAAGCTCATATTCCGATTCTTAGAAGTGGATGATGTGGAACCTTCCGCTAAACAAACATATAAAGCTCTCCTAAATGATCTTTCCACTATCAAGTCATTTGCTTCTGGGATTCTTGTTCCCAAAAGCTACATCTGGCCCGTTAACAAAGATCAATATCTAGAGCCCCATACTTCTTTGGTCACAGATGCTCACAACCTGGGCCTAGAAGTTTATGCATCCAATTTTGCAAATGACATGCCTGCAAGTTACAACTATAGCTTTGATCCGACTGCAGAGTACCTGCAGTTTATTGACAACTCAAATTTCTCTGTTGATGGTGTGCTTACGGATTTTCCTTCGACAGCATCAGAAGCTGTGG CTTGTTTGGCACACAACAAGAACAACACACTGCCCACTGAag GAAGACCGCTAATTATAACACACAATGGTGCCAGTGGGGTCTTtgcggggtgcactgatcttgccTATCAACAAGCAGCAGAAGATGGTGCTGACATACTTGACTGTTCTGTGCAGATGTCAAAGGATGGAGTAGTCTTCTGTTTGGATTCAGCTGATCTTATGGGTCACACAACAGCAATAAAAACGTTTATGCCCCGAGCAACAGTAGTGCCTGAGATACAAAAAGAAAATGGAATCTTTTCATTTGACCTCACATGGAGTGAGATTCAGAGCTTGAAGC CGGAGTTGACAACCCCATTATCTCAGTCTGGCTTGGCAAGAAATCCAGCAGCCAAAAATCAGGGCAAGTTCATGACACTGACTGACTTCTTGGAGTTTGCAAAAAAGAGCACAGTCGCTGGAGTTTTGATCAACATAGAG AATGCTGGTTACCTCGCTTCAAAGAAAGGTCTTGGGATCGTAGAAGCAGTCTCCACCGCATTGACAAATGCCAGTTACGACAAACTACCAAAAAAGCAAGTGTTAATCCAGTCTGATGATACGGCAGTCCTCTCTGCATTCAAGAAAAATTCTGGCTACAAACGAGTACTCTATGTTAAGGAGACAATAAGTGATGCTCCAAAGCCAACCGTTGATGAGATCAAACACTCTGCAGATGCAGTTAACCTTCCTAGATCATCTATTGTTGCTGACTCAGGCTTCTTCGTCTCTGCCTTCACTGGCGTGGTTGATAAGATGCATGCGGCAAACATATCTGTTTATGTTTCGGTCCTGAGGAACGAGTTCTTGGCAATAGCATTTGATTACTTCTCGGACCCCATGGTTGAGCTCGCTACCTATGTTGCAGGTGTTCAAGTTGATGGTGTTGCGACCGAGTTTCCAGCAACTCTGGCCGCATACTTGA GGAGCCCATGCTCTAACATGAATGCCAAATTGCCCTACTCCATCTTACCGGTTGAGCCTGGTAGTCTCCTCTCACTGGTTTCGCCTGAAGCATTGCCTCCAGCCGAAGCCCCTGCGCCTGTTCTTGCGGTCGCCGACATCCAAGATCCACCACTGCCGCCGGTAGCAGATCTTTCTGACAAGGCATCAGTCACCGCTGCACCCCAGACTTCGCCACCACGGAGTGGACAGTCAGCGATCGCCGTGAACGCAGCTCTTTCTCTTTTGATAGTGATGCTCAGCTTCGTTCAGCTGAGGTTTCTCTGA